The Methylocaldum marinum genome includes the window GATTTCCAGGCAGCGGCTTTCCAAGTAAAGACGCATCAGCGGCGGCATGCCTAAGCGCAGTTCGATCAGATCGGCCGCCAAGGCCAAGAGGCGCGGGGTCAAGCGCCAGTGCCGCGCGGCCAGATGCGTGCCGCGAAACCGGATCAGACCGGGATGGGCAGAGAGCGCTTCTTCGTTGTCCGCAAGCCATTGGCTGGCGAGCATGAGGCTCACCACGCGACGGCACGCGCCGCGGCGCAACCGGCGGGCGAACCCTTCCGGCCGGGTCAGCGCGAGGGCCAGCCCTTCGCGGCGCGACCGTGCATCGCCGCCGCCTTGATGGCCCAATTGAAAACAGCATCCGCCATAGGACACGTCGGCCTCGCCGGTTAGCGGCAACACCAGCAGCAGCCCAGGTTGTAGCGTGCCCCTGACCTCCAGATTCTGCTCGTCGCGAACGTCGGCGGTGTATACCGTCAAGCCCGGACGCACCCTCAGTTCCCGCACTCGGCCGGTGACGACGGGAACGCCACCCAATCCAACCACG containing:
- a CDS encoding helix-turn-helix transcriptional regulator, which encodes MNRELTISRRTVECAELSRPGLDTPAGAEGVVGLGGVPVVTGRVRELRVRPGLTVYTADVRDEQNLEVRGTLQPGLLLVLPLTGEADVSYGGCCFQLGHQGGGDARSRREGLALALTRPEGFARRLRRGACRRVVSLMLASQWLADNEEALSAHPGLIRFRGTHLAARHWRLTPRLLALAADLIELRLGMPPLMRLYLESRCLEIIAEGLGALSGSEPMSACTMRPRERRRLAQFREFLDSGEGDGWSLQALADRIGMSPSTLQRYFRAYTGMSVFAYQRRRLLDVARIALEREGISVNEAAHRTGYTSAANFATAFRRQFGIPPSQLRPRN